AGAAGGCAATATGTACATAGACTCAACAGAGAAAAATCCCTCAGTTTAAACACGCAGCTCCATATCGGAATTTGGAAACTACTTTCCAGGTGCCCTTGCTCAAAGCCTGTTGTCATGGTATTGTATGTGAATCGACGAAAGTCTAAGCTATCGATCCAACTATTAACCACGAACTTGCCATGAGACCTTTGCAAATTGTACATCACTAAACTTTGAGGTGACTAACAACACTCGGACCTTCTTTGTGCTTGCAATAGGCTTAAGATAGACTTCCACCAAACACAGGGATACTTTCATCGCGAAATATCAAACTTAAAAGTCCGTCCCAGCTGGGTATAAAATCCAGGTCTCCCCCTTTtatttctttccttctctcatcaacaaAACACCACATTCTGACTCCAATCTCAGAGTCACTACAACGAAAATGTTCTTTTCTATCATACTCTGCTTCCTCGCCGTTACTGGCATAGCCCATAGAGTCCCCGAGATTCTGGGCTACCAGACTATATGGTCGGACAGCTTCGACGGAAGTGCTGGCTCTCTGCCAGATACTTCCAAATGGAACATTCAACAATGGTATAAGGAGCTGAACAGCGATTACCAGGAGTACAAGGCTTCCCCTAACAACGTCCATGTCACTGGCGATGGTTTCCTTCGTATCATCCCGAGGCGCGACCTCTCTGCTGAAAGGGGTTGGACATCCGGTCGTATCGAGAGCACGTACACCTTCACCCCGACACCTGCTACCAAGACCATTATCCAAAGTTCCATCCgtcttggtgatggcaaCCTTGATAAGAAGCAGGGCATCTGGCCTGCCTTTTGGCTGCTTGGTGACAGCCACCGCACTGGTGGTCCTTACTGGCCTGAGTGTGGTGAGCTCGACATCATGGAGCACGTGAACGGCTATCTATCGACCTATGCCGCTATTCATTGTGACAAGGCTCCTGGCGGTATCtgcaaagagaaggagggtATCTCCGCGTCGGTCCATCAACCAGATGCGGGTACGGACTGGCACACTTACAAAGTTGTCATCGATCGCACCCCGAGGCGCTGGGAGGACGAGACTATAGAGTTCTGGGTCGATGACCAACTCATTCAACAGGTCACGGGCAAGAGAATTGGCAATCCGGACGTTTGGAAGTCTATTGCCCGCAACAAGATGTTCATGATTTTCAATGTCGCTGTTGGCGGTGACTGGGTAAGATGAAATTCTCTGCATGAAAGACTTAGGCTAACACTTTGTAGCCGCAACCGCCACAACGTGATACCATAGACGGCCTCGGGGCTGGTATGGAAGTCGGCTATGTTGCGCATTATGTGAAAGAAATTTCAGAAGAAGATACACGCTTCAGGGTCGAACACTATTATGATAAGGATGAAGACCTTCAGGCTCTATACCCTGATCCAACCCCCCCGGAAAACCCAGATAAATACTATGTCCCTCCCCCGCCCGATTACCCAAAGACGCATGGCTACCCCATGGACAGCTACAACTATCCCCTTGTTCCTCAAGCCccaccacctccgcctcctGTTGGCGTgccccctcctcctcctgttGGCATGCCCCCCCCTCCTCCTGTTGGCATgccccctcctcctcctgttGGCGTgccccctcctcctcccgtTGGCgcgcctcctccgcctcctgTTGGCGCGCCCCCGCTTGGAGATGAACGAATTCCATATTCCCAGGAACCATATCATAATAGCGACCACTATTATGACTATGGTCAAAACCCTCCACATGACTACTATGATTACTGGGGTGATAATGACAAATAAGCTCGGCTTCATAATCATGACTATCATATGTAGCGTTGGGCTGGGCTGGTCTTTCGGTTCTGGTGTCATAGATCTATGAAGCTCGCCTGATATAGGTTGTTCACGTTTTCGAACCTTCGTACTTCTTTGAATCTGATACCTCGCTATTTGTGTTGTGATTCTCTTTTGAATAGGATTACAAGAGTGGTCCTTTTCTGTACCCTTCATTGTTGCCTTTTTGTCTGGTTCATATCTGAAACATGAACAGCCATATCAATATTGAGCTTCTTTCGATTGGTGATCTAGTCTAGTCAATAAATATTATCTGTTCATCATACTGTCCGCGACTCTCGTGATCTAAAATCCCAATGCTGTGCTCATTCGACGGACCCTTTCCATCTCCAGACCGACTTCACCTTGGATACGTTGTGCCAGTCGAAGCGGCCCAGCGTATGGTCGAACAACCCAGGGTGGTTTCTCTTTGGCGGAGTGTTGGGACGGATAAGGGTAGAGGAAGCAAGATACGTCGCCGAAAGTAAGTTTTGGCGTTTTCAACATCTGTTGGCGCAaatcttctcgtcatcttATCCCTGAGAAC
Above is a window of Fusarium oxysporum Fo47 chromosome XII, complete sequence DNA encoding:
- a CDS encoding concanavalin A-like lectin/glucanase domain-containing protein, whose amino-acid sequence is MFFSIILCFLAVTGIAHRVPEILGYQTIWSDSFDGSAGSLPDTSKWNIQQWYKELNSDYQEYKASPNNVHVTGDGFLRIIPRRDLSAERGWTSGRIESTYTFTPTPATKTIIQSSIRLGDGNLDKKQGIWPAFWLLGDSHRTGGPYWPECGELDIMEHVNGYLSTYAAIHCDKAPGGICKEKEGISASVHQPDAGTDWHTYKVVIDRTPRRWEDETIEFWVDDQLIQQVTGKRIGNPDVWKSIARNKMFMIFNVAVGGDWPQPPQRDTIDGLGAGMEVGYVAHYVKEISEEDTRFRVEHYYDKDEDLQALYPDPTPPENPDKYYVPPPPDYPKTHGYPMDSYNYPLVPQAPPPPPPVGVPPPPPVGMPPPPPVGMPPPPPVGVPPPPPRWAGLVFRFWCHRSMKLA